From Pseudomonas sp. FP2335, the proteins below share one genomic window:
- the cyoA gene encoding ubiquinol oxidase subunit II → MSKNRYPRLLGFLPLLGMMLMLGGCKWTLLDPKGQVGLDERNLIITATLLMLLVVVPVIIMTFAFAWKYRASNTSATYAPKWSHSTKIEIAVWLVPILIIIALGYVTYKSTHALDPYRPLESDVKPINIEVVALDWKWLFIYPDLGIATVNQIRFPEHTPLNFKITSDAVMNSFFIPALGGQIYAMAGMQTKLHLIANQKAEMEGISANYSGAGFTGMKFKAISTSQEEFDAWVAEVKAAPKQLDQAEYDALAKPSQNNPVALYSTYEPNLFQKIVDKYEGMKPGKPVKHEKKEVAAVEGSDTGSHSTAGAEE, encoded by the coding sequence ATGAGTAAAAACAGGTACCCCCGATTACTAGGCTTTTTGCCGCTGCTTGGCATGATGTTAATGCTGGGAGGCTGCAAGTGGACCTTGCTCGACCCGAAAGGACAGGTCGGCCTGGATGAACGAAACCTGATCATCACCGCTACCCTGCTGATGCTGCTGGTCGTGGTCCCTGTGATCATCATGACCTTCGCGTTCGCCTGGAAATATCGCGCGTCGAACACCAGCGCGACCTACGCGCCGAAGTGGTCGCACTCCACCAAGATCGAAATCGCGGTGTGGCTGGTCCCGATCCTCATCATCATTGCCCTGGGTTATGTGACCTACAAGTCCACCCACGCTCTGGACCCGTACCGTCCGCTGGAATCCGACGTCAAGCCGATCAACATCGAAGTCGTCGCGCTGGACTGGAAGTGGCTGTTCATCTACCCAGACCTGGGTATCGCCACTGTTAACCAGATCCGCTTCCCGGAACACACTCCGCTGAACTTCAAGATCACCTCCGACGCCGTGATGAACTCGTTCTTCATCCCAGCCCTGGGCGGCCAGATCTACGCGATGGCAGGCATGCAGACCAAGCTGCACCTGATCGCCAACCAGAAAGCTGAAATGGAAGGCATCTCCGCCAACTACAGCGGCGCTGGCTTCACCGGCATGAAATTCAAAGCGATCTCGACAAGCCAGGAAGAATTCGACGCCTGGGTAGCCGAAGTCAAGGCCGCACCTAAACAGCTTGATCAAGCTGAATACGACGCCCTGGCCAAACCAAGCCAGAACAACCCAGTCGCCCTGTACTCCACGTACGAGCCGAACCTGTTTCAGAAAATCGTCGACAAGTACGAAGGTATGAAGCCAGGCAAGCCGGTCAAGCACGAGAAGAAAGAAGTGGCCGCGGTTGAAGGTTCTGACACGGGCTCGCATTCAACTGCTGGGGCAGAGGAGTAA
- a CDS encoding disulfide bond formation protein B, whose protein sequence is MSDELRLGRERRFLVLLGIICLALIGGALYMQVVLGEAPCPLCILQRYALLLIAVFAFLGAAMRRKGAVTLFEGLVVLSALGGVAAAGHHVYTQFFPQVSCGIDVLQPIVDDLPLAKVFPLGFQVDGFCSTPYPPILGLSLAQWALVAFVLTVILVPLGIYRNRQRRT, encoded by the coding sequence ATGAGTGACGAATTGCGTTTAGGCAGGGAGCGGCGCTTTCTGGTGTTGCTGGGCATCATCTGCCTGGCGCTGATCGGTGGTGCACTTTATATGCAGGTCGTGCTGGGCGAGGCGCCGTGCCCGCTGTGCATCCTGCAACGCTATGCGCTGCTGCTGATTGCGGTCTTCGCCTTCCTTGGCGCGGCCATGCGCCGCAAAGGCGCGGTGACGCTGTTCGAAGGCCTGGTGGTGCTCAGCGCCCTCGGCGGCGTGGCAGCAGCCGGCCATCATGTGTACACCCAGTTCTTCCCCCAGGTCAGTTGCGGCATCGATGTGCTGCAACCGATCGTCGACGACCTGCCCCTGGCCAAGGTGTTCCCCCTGGGCTTCCAGGTCGACGGTTTCTGCAGCACGCCGTATCCGCCGATACTGGGCCTGTCCCTGGCGCAATGGGCGCTGGTGGCGTTCGTGCTGACGGTGATCCTGGTGCCGCTGGGTATTTACCGTAACCGCCAACGCCGCACCTGA
- the hmpA gene encoding NO-inducible flavohemoprotein: protein MLSAQDRAIVKSTVPLLESGGEALITHFYRMMLSEYPEVRPLFNQAHQASGDQPRALANGVLMYARHIDQLDQLGDLVAKIINKHVALQILPEHYPIVGACLLRAISEVLGSEIATPEVMNAWGAAYGQLADILIGAESAIYAEKAQAPGGWRGARAFTLVKRVEESAEITSFYFAPVDNGPILAAAPGQYIGMKLVLDGEEVRRNYSLSALSDAGQYRISVKREAGGRVSNYLHDQLQVGATIDLFPPAGEFTLAASDKPLVLISGGVGITPTLPMLEAALATERPVHFIHCARNGGVHAFRDWVDALAAKHPQLKRFYCYAEDDGVSPAADKVGLLSQAQLAAWLPEQRDVDAYFLGPKGFMAAVKRHLKALGVPEKQSRYEFFGPAAALE, encoded by the coding sequence ATGCTTAGTGCCCAAGACCGTGCCATCGTCAAATCCACTGTGCCCCTGCTGGAAAGCGGTGGCGAAGCGCTGATCACCCATTTCTACCGCATGATGCTCTCCGAGTACCCTGAGGTGCGCCCGCTGTTCAACCAGGCTCACCAAGCCAGTGGCGACCAGCCGCGCGCCCTGGCCAACGGCGTGCTGATGTATGCGCGACACATTGACCAGTTGGACCAGCTGGGTGACCTGGTGGCGAAGATCATCAACAAGCACGTGGCCTTGCAGATCCTGCCGGAGCATTACCCGATCGTGGGGGCCTGCCTGCTGCGGGCGATTTCCGAAGTGCTGGGCAGCGAGATCGCTACCCCTGAAGTGATGAATGCCTGGGGCGCGGCCTACGGCCAACTGGCGGATATTCTGATCGGTGCCGAAAGCGCCATCTACGCTGAAAAAGCCCAGGCCCCCGGTGGTTGGCGCGGTGCGCGGGCGTTCACGCTGGTCAAGCGTGTGGAAGAAAGCGCCGAGATCACGTCCTTCTACTTTGCACCTGTGGATAACGGCCCGATCCTCGCGGCTGCGCCCGGCCAGTACATCGGCATGAAGCTGGTGCTGGACGGCGAAGAAGTGCGCCGCAACTATTCTCTGTCGGCCCTGAGCGATGCCGGCCAGTACCGCATCAGCGTCAAGCGCGAAGCCGGTGGGCGGGTGTCCAACTACCTGCATGATCAACTGCAGGTTGGCGCGACCATCGACCTGTTCCCGCCGGCGGGCGAGTTCACCTTGGCGGCCAGTGATAAACCGCTGGTGCTGATCAGCGGCGGGGTGGGTATCACACCGACCCTGCCAATGCTCGAAGCCGCGCTGGCGACCGAGCGCCCGGTGCACTTTATCCACTGCGCGCGCAATGGCGGGGTGCATGCGTTCCGCGATTGGGTGGATGCCCTGGCGGCCAAGCACCCGCAACTCAAGCGCTTCTATTGCTACGCCGAGGATGACGGGGTGAGCCCGGCGGCAGACAAGGTGGGCTTGTTGAGCCAGGCGCAACTGGCGGCGTGGTTGCCCGAGCAGCGTGATGTGGATGCGTATTTCCTCGGGCCCAAGGGCTTCATGGCGGCGGTCAAGCGTCACCTCAAGGCGTTGGGGGTTCCAGAGAAACAAAGCAGGTATGAGTTCTTCGGTCCGGCTGCGGCATTGGAGTAA
- the norR gene encoding nitric oxide reductase transcriptional regulator NorR, translating to MTAQSLLTTLLPLVADLSRELPEGERYRRLLQAMRALLPCDAAALLRLDGEWLVPLAVDGLSPDTLGRRFKVSEHPRFAVLLASPGPTRFDSDSELPDPYDGLVAGIHGQLEVHDCMGCPLFVDDRPWGLLTLDALDTERFERVELDALQAFASLAAATVNVAERIERLTLRAEIYREASGQQHKEMIGQSKPHKRLVEEIKLVGGSDLTVLITGETGVGKELVAQAIHAASARADKPLISLNCAALPETLVESELFGHVRGAFTGALNERRGKFELANGGTLFLDEVGELSLSVQAKLLRVLQSGQLQRLGSDKEHQVDVRLIAATNRDLAEEVRNGRYRADFYHRLSVYPLQVPALRERGRDVLLLAGFFLEQNRSRMGLGSLRLSSDAQAALLAYNWPGNVRELEHLIGRSALKALGNCRERPKILSLSAQDLDLPDVSAPAIEAPDDVIPVVTGDLRQATEHFQRQIISACLERHQHNWASAARELGLDRANLGRMAKRLGLK from the coding sequence ATGACTGCACAATCGCTGCTCACCACCCTGCTGCCCCTGGTCGCCGACCTGTCCCGTGAACTGCCCGAAGGCGAGCGCTACCGCCGCCTGTTGCAAGCCATGCGTGCCCTGCTGCCGTGTGATGCCGCCGCGTTGTTGCGCCTGGACGGTGAATGGCTGGTACCACTGGCGGTGGATGGCTTGAGCCCCGATACCCTCGGGCGGCGCTTCAAGGTCAGTGAACACCCGCGCTTCGCCGTATTGCTCGCCAGCCCCGGCCCGACGCGCTTTGACAGCGACAGCGAATTGCCCGACCCCTACGACGGTCTCGTCGCTGGCATACACGGGCAGCTGGAAGTCCACGACTGCATGGGCTGCCCGCTGTTTGTCGACGACAGGCCATGGGGCCTGCTGACCCTGGACGCCCTCGACACCGAGCGTTTCGAACGGGTCGAACTCGACGCCCTGCAAGCCTTCGCCAGCCTCGCGGCCGCGACCGTCAACGTCGCCGAACGTATCGAACGCCTGACCCTGCGCGCCGAAATCTATCGCGAGGCCAGCGGCCAGCAGCACAAGGAAATGATCGGCCAGAGCAAACCCCACAAACGCCTGGTGGAAGAGATCAAGCTGGTGGGCGGCAGCGACCTCACCGTTCTGATCACCGGCGAAACCGGGGTGGGCAAGGAGTTGGTGGCCCAGGCGATCCATGCTGCGTCAGCCCGTGCCGACAAACCGCTGATCAGCCTCAACTGCGCCGCTCTGCCGGAAACCCTGGTGGAAAGCGAGCTGTTCGGCCATGTGCGCGGCGCCTTTACCGGCGCGCTGAATGAGCGACGCGGCAAGTTCGAACTGGCCAACGGCGGCACGCTGTTCCTTGATGAAGTCGGCGAACTGTCCCTGAGCGTGCAGGCCAAACTGCTGCGCGTGCTGCAAAGCGGCCAGTTGCAGCGACTGGGCTCGGACAAGGAACATCAGGTCGACGTGCGCCTGATCGCCGCCACCAACCGCGACCTCGCCGAAGAGGTGCGCAACGGCCGCTACCGCGCCGACTTCTACCACCGCCTCAGCGTGTACCCGCTGCAAGTCCCGGCCCTGCGCGAGCGCGGGCGCGATGTGTTGCTGCTGGCGGGTTTCTTCCTGGAGCAGAACCGCTCGCGCATGGGCCTGGGCAGCCTGCGCCTGAGCAGCGATGCCCAGGCGGCGCTGCTGGCCTATAACTGGCCGGGCAATGTGCGAGAGCTGGAACACTTGATCGGCCGCAGCGCGCTCAAAGCCCTGGGCAACTGCCGCGAGCGGCCGAAGATTCTCAGCCTGAGCGCCCAGGACCTGGACTTGCCTGACGTCAGCGCGCCGGCCATCGAAGCCCCAGACGACGTGATCCCCGTGGTCACGGGCGACCTGCGCCAGGCCACCGAGCACTTTCAACGCCAGATCATCAGCGCCTGCCTGGAGCGTCACCAGCACAACTGGGCCAGTGCGGCCCGTGAGCTGGGGTTGGACCGCGCCAACCTGGGGCGCATGGCCAAGCGCCTCGGTCTCAAATAA
- a CDS encoding DMT family transporter → MNLFLYLLTVLIWGTTWIALKWQLGVVAIPVSIVYRFGLAALVLFALLLLSRRLQVMNRRGHLICLAQGLCLFCVNFMCFLTASQWIPSGLVAVVFSTATLWNALNARVFFGQRVARNVLMGGGLGLLGLGFLFWPELVGHTASPQTLLGLGLALLGTMCFSAGNMLSSLQQKAGLKPLTTNAWGMAYGSAMLATYCAVRGIPFEMDWSARYIGALWYLVIPGSVIGFTAYLTLVGRMGPERAAYCTVLFPVVALNVSAFAEGYQWTGAALVGLVLVMLGNVLVFRKPKPVTPILKAQQI, encoded by the coding sequence ATGAACCTTTTCCTGTACTTACTCACCGTGCTGATCTGGGGCACCACCTGGATCGCCCTTAAATGGCAACTGGGCGTGGTGGCGATCCCGGTGTCCATCGTCTATCGCTTCGGTCTCGCGGCGCTGGTGCTGTTTGCGTTGTTGCTGCTCAGCCGCCGGTTGCAGGTGATGAACCGGCGCGGGCATCTGATCTGCCTGGCCCAGGGCTTGTGCCTTTTCTGCGTGAACTTCATGTGCTTCCTGACGGCTAGCCAGTGGATTCCCAGCGGCCTGGTGGCCGTGGTGTTTTCCACGGCGACCTTGTGGAACGCGCTGAACGCCCGGGTGTTTTTCGGCCAGCGCGTGGCGCGCAATGTGTTGATGGGCGGCGGCCTGGGTCTGCTGGGGTTGGGCTTTCTGTTCTGGCCGGAGCTGGTCGGGCACACCGCCAGCCCGCAGACCCTGCTTGGCCTGGGCTTGGCGCTGCTCGGGACGATGTGTTTCTCGGCGGGTAACATGCTGTCGAGCCTGCAACAGAAAGCCGGGCTCAAGCCGCTGACCACCAATGCCTGGGGCATGGCCTATGGTTCGGCGATGTTGGCGACCTATTGCGCGGTGCGCGGGATTCCGTTCGAGATGGACTGGAGCGCGCGGTATATCGGCGCATTGTGGTACCTGGTGATCCCAGGTTCGGTGATCGGGTTTACCGCGTACCTGACCCTGGTCGGACGCATGGGGCCGGAGCGGGCGGCGTACTGCACGGTGCTGTTCCCGGTGGTGGCGTTGAATGTGTCGGCGTTTGCCGAGGGCTATCAATGGACCGGGGCGGCGCTGGTGGGGTTGGTGCTGGTGATGTTGGGGAATGTGTTGGTGTTCAGAAAACCCAAGCCCGTTACCCCCATCCTCAAGGCGCAGCAAATCTAA
- a CDS encoding helix-turn-helix domain-containing protein produces MPDLQSLQVFQALNRSPNARLEACAELGDGLSAALWSNHHDSQDYQAPSHHTLSCYVGGGTGTFRRDQPGTKGGPDKLCILPAEHQSAWVINGEIRLAHVYFSPEQFALGCVTLLDREPRALQLRESTFLEDASQARRFHQLIALNWHEPAERLLTSSLAHEMLSHTLLSQVGARDGLRLKGGLAAYQRRRLMDYIDQHLEDPISLGQLAGLCALSEYHFARMFRQSFGLPPHQYLLARRLTRAQALLRSSALPLGEIALMCGFSSASHFTHRFRQAMGATPGEYRQAFSA; encoded by the coding sequence ATGCCTGATCTGCAATCCCTGCAAGTCTTCCAAGCCCTTAACCGCTCGCCCAACGCACGCCTCGAAGCCTGCGCCGAGCTCGGTGACGGCTTGTCTGCGGCCTTGTGGAGCAACCATCACGATTCCCAGGATTATCAGGCGCCGAGCCATCACACCTTGTCCTGCTACGTCGGCGGCGGCACCGGCACGTTTCGCCGCGACCAGCCGGGCACCAAGGGCGGGCCCGACAAGCTGTGCATCCTGCCGGCCGAGCATCAGTCGGCCTGGGTGATCAACGGCGAGATCCGCCTGGCCCACGTGTATTTCAGCCCGGAGCAATTTGCCCTGGGCTGCGTCACCCTGCTCGACCGCGAACCGCGCGCGTTGCAACTGCGCGAAAGCACCTTCCTGGAAGATGCCAGCCAGGCCCGGCGCTTCCACCAGTTGATCGCCCTCAACTGGCACGAACCGGCCGAACGCCTGCTGACCAGCAGCCTGGCCCACGAAATGCTCAGCCACACCCTGCTCAGCCAGGTCGGCGCACGCGATGGGTTGCGCTTGAAAGGCGGGCTGGCGGCGTACCAGCGCAGGCGGTTGATGGACTACATCGATCAGCACCTGGAAGACCCCATCAGCCTCGGGCAACTCGCCGGGCTGTGCGCGCTGTCGGAATACCACTTCGCGCGGATGTTCCGCCAAAGCTTCGGCCTGCCGCCGCACCAATACCTGCTGGCGCGGCGCTTGACCCGCGCCCAGGCACTGCTGCGCAGCAGCGCCCTGCCCCTGGGTGAGATCGCCCTGATGTGCGGTTTTTCCAGCGCCAGCCACTTCACCCATCGCTTCCGCCAGGCCATGGGCGCCACGCCCGGCGAATACCGCCAGGCGTTCAGCGCCTAG
- a CDS encoding LuxR C-terminal-related transcriptional regulator: MTAMTRCLDRPGFMPRLSAHHLLRPRLAEPLLAAQARVRLLCAPGGSGKSALLAECALQAPAACQVYWLPLNGATLSPLELCQRLALNLGLPFTDEATLLLDLGRWQAPAWLFLDDFCRQPAPALDALLDRLLSAASPALTWWLGARRRPICNWPRLLLDDELLECSGSELAFSAADIQALAPGHEVDRILQFSGGWCAGVRIALLGDGHPDKTLLDYLQHELFSSLPAELAEAWRVLAHLPRFNPGLCEHLFGAGDGDQYLRDLQALGAFIQPWEDAADWLQVFPPLAQLLRDEPWPAKRSWHRRACQWFTAEGDWQAAFEQALLAEEYEIAVSLLQHFSFEDLFRQQNAVLLLRLHEQHGDELMLGSAQLVGLVTAALLFAGRFEQAALCIDQLARFAPQPSAAQQCYLLARWQAQWGWLLHLRGDAERSREHFLEALQALPDSAWTSRLMCLSGLTQQALLRGELEVAQALSREALCLARAHGSLVLEALLELDHAQLLEQRGAPYRAQSLLENVQAMLLKQRLKAGPLVGRIALRRGHLALRQGQDALAAECFDAGLKMCLHSQDKRVLYGFLGLALLAANHGDYAQAFVQLREAERLMQQRQVPDSVYRAVLLLVSGHFWLQQGRAELTLEAVRRVLRHFRGPQAKQAPPATLELIPRLEYLLVLAEVKLGRAEQPLERLRALLATIQQRGMLCLETELHLVLGEVAWQLGDSTLARRSLQAGLELAARCQVQQAIRELRLRSPGLLSEVGLEAQVSPAGAADNPLSQRELEVLQLIALGSSNLEIADRLFISLHTVKTHARRIHSKLGVERRTQAVAKAKTLGLMV; the protein is encoded by the coding sequence ATGACCGCCATGACACGCTGCCTGGACCGTCCTGGATTCATGCCCCGGCTGTCCGCCCACCATCTGCTGCGCCCGCGCCTGGCCGAGCCTTTGCTGGCGGCGCAGGCACGGGTCAGGTTGCTCTGCGCCCCCGGTGGCAGTGGCAAGAGCGCCTTGCTCGCCGAGTGCGCGTTGCAGGCACCGGCCGCTTGCCAGGTGTATTGGCTGCCGCTCAATGGCGCCACCCTCAGCCCGCTGGAGTTGTGCCAGCGCCTGGCCCTGAACCTGGGCCTGCCGTTTACCGATGAAGCCACCTTGCTGCTCGACCTTGGTCGCTGGCAGGCCCCGGCTTGGCTGTTTCTCGACGATTTCTGCCGCCAGCCTGCGCCCGCACTGGACGCACTGCTCGACCGCCTGCTCAGCGCCGCCAGCCCGGCGTTGACCTGGTGGCTGGGCGCTCGCCGCCGGCCCATCTGCAACTGGCCGCGCCTGTTGCTTGATGACGAACTGCTGGAATGCAGCGGCAGCGAACTGGCCTTCAGCGCTGCAGACATCCAGGCGCTGGCGCCGGGGCACGAGGTCGACCGCATCCTGCAGTTCAGCGGCGGCTGGTGCGCGGGCGTGCGGATCGCCCTGCTCGGCGACGGGCACCCGGACAAAACCCTGCTCGACTACCTGCAACACGAACTGTTCAGCAGCTTGCCGGCGGAACTGGCCGAGGCCTGGCGCGTGCTTGCCCATCTGCCGCGTTTCAACCCCGGCTTGTGCGAGCACCTGTTCGGCGCCGGCGACGGTGATCAGTACCTGCGCGACTTGCAGGCCCTCGGCGCCTTTATCCAGCCGTGGGAAGACGCCGCCGACTGGCTGCAGGTGTTCCCGCCGCTCGCACAACTGCTGCGCGACGAGCCCTGGCCGGCCAAGCGCTCCTGGCATCGGCGTGCCTGCCAATGGTTCACCGCCGAGGGGGATTGGCAGGCGGCGTTCGAGCAGGCGTTGCTGGCGGAGGAATATGAGATCGCGGTCAGCCTGTTGCAGCACTTCAGTTTCGAGGACCTGTTCCGCCAGCAAAACGCCGTGCTGCTGTTGCGCCTGCACGAGCAGCATGGCGATGAGCTGATGCTCGGTTCGGCGCAACTGGTGGGGTTGGTCACGGCGGCCTTGTTGTTCGCCGGGCGCTTCGAACAGGCGGCGTTGTGCATCGATCAACTGGCGCGTTTCGCGCCGCAACCCAGCGCGGCGCAACAGTGCTATCTGCTGGCGCGCTGGCAGGCGCAATGGGGCTGGTTGCTGCATTTGCGTGGCGATGCCGAGCGTTCCCGCGAACATTTTCTTGAAGCGCTGCAAGCTTTGCCCGACAGCGCTTGGACCTCGCGCCTGATGTGCTTGTCGGGGTTGACCCAGCAAGCCTTGCTGCGCGGCGAACTGGAAGTGGCGCAAGCCTTGAGCCGCGAAGCGTTGTGCCTGGCCCGTGCCCACGGGTCATTGGTGTTGGAGGCGTTGCTGGAGTTGGACCACGCTCAATTGCTGGAACAGCGCGGCGCGCCGTACCGGGCGCAGAGCCTGTTGGAAAATGTCCAGGCGATGTTGCTCAAGCAGCGTCTCAAGGCCGGGCCGCTGGTCGGGCGCATCGCCTTGCGCCGTGGGCACCTGGCCTTGCGTCAAGGCCAGGATGCGCTGGCCGCCGAGTGTTTCGATGCCGGCTTGAAGATGTGCCTGCACAGCCAGGACAAGCGCGTGCTCTATGGCTTTCTCGGCCTGGCGTTGCTGGCGGCCAACCATGGCGATTACGCCCAGGCCTTTGTGCAACTGCGCGAGGCCGAGCGGCTGATGCAGCAGCGTCAGGTGCCGGATTCGGTGTATCGCGCGGTGTTGCTGTTGGTCAGTGGGCACTTCTGGTTGCAACAGGGCCGTGCCGAGTTGACGCTGGAAGCGGTGCGGCGGGTGCTGCGTCACTTCCGCGGGCCACAGGCCAAGCAGGCACCGCCGGCGACGTTGGAGTTGATACCGCGTCTGGAATACCTGCTGGTGCTGGCCGAAGTGAAACTGGGTCGTGCCGAGCAACCGTTGGAGCGCTTGCGCGCCTTGCTGGCGACTATCCAGCAGCGCGGCATGTTGTGCCTGGAAACCGAACTGCACCTGGTGCTCGGCGAGGTGGCCTGGCAACTCGGCGACTCGACCCTGGCGCGACGGTCGTTGCAGGCCGGGTTGGAGCTGGCCGCACGTTGCCAGGTGCAGCAGGCCATTCGTGAGCTGCGTTTGCGCTCGCCCGGGTTGTTGAGTGAGGTGGGGCTTGAAGCGCAGGTGTCGCCCGCCGGTGCGGCGGACAATCCCCTGAGCCAGCGCGAACTGGAAGTGCTGCAATTGATCGCCCTGGGCAGCTCCAACCTGGAAATCGCCGACCGTTTGTTTATCTCCCTGCACACGGTCAAGACCCATGCACGGCGCATCCACAGCAAGCTTGGCGTGGAGCGGCGCACGCAAGCGGTGGCCAAGGCGAAGACGTTGGGCCTGATGGTCTAG
- a CDS encoding DUF1329 domain-containing protein: MRKTLAVLALSLLAANVMAAVSPQEADKLGTSLTPIGAEKAGNADGSIPAWTGGIPKNAGAVDSKGFLADPFASEKPLFVITAATVDKYKDKLSEGQVAMFKRYPETYKIPVYPSHRTVNLPPEIYESIKRSALNVKPINDGNGLENFTGNRYYAFPIPKNGVEVLWNHITRYHGGNLRRIITQATPQTNGSYTPIRFEEEVAVPQLIPDMDPAKAANVLTFFKQSVTAPARLAGNVLLVHETLDQVKEPRLAWIYNAGQRRVRRAPQVAYDGPGTASDGLRTSDNFDMFSGAPDRYDWKLVGKKEMYIPYNSYKLDQPTLKYDDIIKAGHINQDLTRYELHRVWEVVGTVKPSERHIYAKRHMYIDEDSWQVALVDHYDGRGQLWRVAEGHAQFYYNHQTPAYTVETLYDIIAGRYIALGMKNEEKSSFVFGFNAKAADYTPAALRAEGVR, from the coding sequence ATGCGTAAGACACTTGCTGTATTGGCTCTGAGTTTGCTGGCTGCCAATGTCATGGCTGCCGTATCGCCGCAGGAAGCCGACAAACTCGGCACCAGCCTGACCCCGATCGGCGCCGAAAAAGCCGGCAACGCCGACGGCTCGATCCCGGCCTGGACCGGCGGCATCCCGAAAAACGCCGGCGCGGTGGACAGCAAAGGCTTCCTCGCCGACCCGTTCGCCAGTGAAAAACCGCTGTTCGTGATCACCGCCGCCACCGTCGACAAGTACAAGGACAAACTCTCCGAAGGCCAGGTGGCGATGTTCAAGCGCTACCCCGAGACCTACAAGATCCCGGTGTACCCGAGCCACCGCACGGTCAACCTGCCGCCGGAGATCTACGAGTCGATCAAGCGCAGCGCGCTCAACGTCAAGCCAATCAACGACGGCAACGGCCTGGAGAACTTCACCGGCAACCGCTACTACGCGTTCCCGATCCCCAAGAACGGCGTGGAAGTGCTGTGGAACCACATCACCCGCTACCACGGTGGCAACCTGCGCCGCATCATCACCCAGGCCACACCGCAGACCAATGGCAGCTACACGCCGATCCGCTTCGAAGAAGAGGTGGCGGTGCCGCAACTGATCCCCGACATGGACCCGGCCAAGGCCGCCAACGTGCTGACCTTCTTCAAGCAGTCGGTGACCGCGCCGGCACGCCTGGCGGGCAACGTGCTGCTGGTGCACGAAACCCTCGACCAGGTGAAAGAGCCGCGCCTGGCGTGGATCTACAACGCCGGCCAACGCCGCGTACGCCGCGCCCCGCAAGTGGCGTATGACGGGCCGGGCACCGCGTCCGACGGCCTGCGCACCTCCGACAACTTCGACATGTTCTCCGGTGCACCCGACCGCTACGACTGGAAACTGGTGGGCAAGAAGGAGATGTACATCCCCTATAACAGCTACAAGCTGGACCAGCCGACACTCAAGTACGATGACATCATCAAGGCCGGCCACATCAACCAGGACCTGACCCGCTACGAACTGCACCGGGTGTGGGAAGTGGTCGGCACGGTCAAGCCCAGCGAGCGGCACATCTACGCCAAGCGCCACATGTACATCGACGAAGACAGCTGGCAGGTGGCGCTGGTGGATCACTATGACGGTCGTGGCCAACTGTGGCGGGTCGCCGAAGGGCATGCGCAGTTCTACTACAACCACCAGACCCCGGCCTACACCGTGGAAACCCTGTACGACATCATCGCCGGGCGCTACATCGCCCTGGGCATGAAGAACGAGGAGAAGAGCAGCTTCGTGTTCGGCTTCAACGCCAAGGCCGCGGACTACACCCCGGCTGCGCTGCGAGCCGAAGGCGTACGCTGA